The following coding sequences are from one Gossypium hirsutum isolate 1008001.06 chromosome A12, Gossypium_hirsutum_v2.1, whole genome shotgun sequence window:
- the LOC107933497 gene encoding probable isoaspartyl peptidase/L-asparaginase 3 isoform X2: MEVGAVASMRYVKDGIKAARLVMQHTKHTMLVGERASIFAISMGLSGPTNLSSSESMEKWTRWKENNCQPNFRKNVVPVGSCGPYQPKDNLGHNKGICSEASSIGTIESRTCLVGPHSHDTISMAVIDKMGHVAVGTSTNGATFKISGRVGDGPIAGSAAYADDEVGACGATGDGDIMMRFLPCYQVVESMRQGMEPELAAKDAISRIARKFPDFMGAVVAINKDGVHAGACHGWTFQYSVRSPDMDDVKVFTVLP, translated from the exons ATGGAGGTTGGAGCTGTTGCTTCTATGAGGTATGTGAAGGATGGCATTAAAGCTGCAAGATTAGTCATGCAACATACTAAACACACAATGCTTGTTGGTGAACGAGCATCCATCTTTGCTATTTCAATGGGTCTTTCAGGACCCACAAACCTCAGTTCATCAGAGTCTATGGAAAAATGGACAAGATGGAAAGAAAACAACTGTCAACCTAATTTTCGGAAAAATGTTGTACCTGTTGGTAGCTGTGGCCCTTATCAGCCTAAGGATAACCTGGGGCATAATAAGGGGATTTGTTCTGAAGCCAGTTCGATAGGAACTATTGAATCCAGGACATGTCTTGTTGGTCCTCATAGCCATGACACGATTTCAATGGCTGTTATCGATAAA ATGGGACATGTGGCTGTTGGTACATCAACAAATGGTGCAACCTTTAAGATCTCTGGCAG GGTGGGTGATGGACCTATTGCTGGATCTGCTGCATACGCTGATGATGAGGTTGGTGCTTGTGGTGCGACTGGAGATGGTGACATCATGATGCGCTTCCTTCCATG CTATCAAGTTGTAGAGAGCATGAGACAAGGAATGGAACCAGAGCTTGCGGCCAAGGATGCAATATCACGAATTGCTAGAAAATTTCCTGATTTTATGGGAGCCGTTGTTGCTATCAATAAGGATGGTGTACACGCCGGCGCATGTCACGGGTGGACATTTCAATACTCAGTCAGAAGCCCAGATATGGACGACGTAAAGGTTTTCACAGTGCTGCCTTGA
- the LOC107933497 gene encoding probable isoaspartyl peptidase/L-asparaginase 3 isoform X1 codes for MAPTNLIIAPLFLLTLFSLVRVQEGVEDSGKYPIVVSTWPFLEAVRAAWEAVDKGFNAVDAVVEGCSACEELRCDGTVGPGGSPDENGETTIDALLMNGATMEVGAVASMRYVKDGIKAARLVMQHTKHTMLVGERASIFAISMGLSGPTNLSSSESMEKWTRWKENNCQPNFRKNVVPVGSCGPYQPKDNLGHNKGICSEASSIGTIESRTCLVGPHSHDTISMAVIDKMGHVAVGTSTNGATFKISGRVGDGPIAGSAAYADDEVGACGATGDGDIMMRFLPCYQVVESMRQGMEPELAAKDAISRIARKFPDFMGAVVAINKDGVHAGACHGWTFQYSVRSPDMDDVKVFTVLP; via the exons ATGGCTCCTACAAACCTCATTATCGCACCTCTCTTCCTCCTCACCTTGTTTTCCTTG GTGAGAGTACAAGAAGGGGTTGAGGATTCAGGGAAGTACCCAATAGTGGTGAGCACATGGCCTTTCCTGGAGGCTGTGAGAGCTGCGTGGGAAGCGGTTGATAAAGGGTTCAATGCTGTTGATGCGGTGGTGGAGGGTTGTTCCGCTTGCGAGGAATTGAGGTGTGATGGTACAG TGGGTCCTGGTGGAAGTCCGGACGAGAATGGAGAAACTACAATTGATGCATTGCTTATGAATGGG GCCACAATGGAGGTTGGAGCTGTTGCTTCTATGAGGTATGTGAAGGATGGCATTAAAGCTGCAAGATTAGTCATGCAACATACTAAACACACAATGCTTGTTGGTGAACGAGCATCCATCTTTGCTATTTCAATGGGTCTTTCAGGACCCACAAACCTCAGTTCATCAGAGTCTATGGAAAAATGGACAAGATGGAAAGAAAACAACTGTCAACCTAATTTTCGGAAAAATGTTGTACCTGTTGGTAGCTGTGGCCCTTATCAGCCTAAGGATAACCTGGGGCATAATAAGGGGATTTGTTCTGAAGCCAGTTCGATAGGAACTATTGAATCCAGGACATGTCTTGTTGGTCCTCATAGCCATGACACGATTTCAATGGCTGTTATCGATAAA ATGGGACATGTGGCTGTTGGTACATCAACAAATGGTGCAACCTTTAAGATCTCTGGCAG GGTGGGTGATGGACCTATTGCTGGATCTGCTGCATACGCTGATGATGAGGTTGGTGCTTGTGGTGCGACTGGAGATGGTGACATCATGATGCGCTTCCTTCCATG CTATCAAGTTGTAGAGAGCATGAGACAAGGAATGGAACCAGAGCTTGCGGCCAAGGATGCAATATCACGAATTGCTAGAAAATTTCCTGATTTTATGGGAGCCGTTGTTGCTATCAATAAGGATGGTGTACACGCCGGCGCATGTCACGGGTGGACATTTCAATACTCAGTCAGAAGCCCAGATATGGACGACGTAAAGGTTTTCACAGTGCTGCCTTGA
- the LOC107933513 gene encoding uncharacterized Rho GTPase-activating protein At5g61530 — protein MPSAVSQQWQEKATGFFSSSGVKLKEASQTAGTFVGEVAKDAKGNVTDVAERVGSMVKNRWAFLRQPATRHAVQESLISAAATTGTFLRKGITGTKDRVVVGKTKVEEVAKKTAQKSKTILTDIERWQKGVASTDVFGVPIEVTVQRQQAIKPIPLILVRCADYLILSGINSQYLFKAEGDKKVIEQLVSAYNQDLNASIPEGVNPIDVAALAKYYIASLPEPLTTFELYDEIKSARSSIHAMRNVLKMLPSVNYMTLEFITALLLRVSQKSVLNKMDARSLAMEMAPVIMWQKDRKPESYRKYWSHPPKSPSKGSMDSTPTYSAWDMLEDDGEDMDASSHIPLDDGIPVDFGAIEVIQCLIEQHNPIFTDANETVWR, from the exons ATGCCTTCAGCTGTATCGCAGCAGTGGCAAGAGAAGGCGACTGGGTTTTTTTCTTCCTCAG gGGTGAAGCTGAAGGAAGCTAGCCAAACCGCCGGCACGTTTGTTGGAGAAGTTGCAAAGGATGCCAAAGGCAACGTCACTGACGTGGCGGAACGAGTTGGTTCCATGGTCAAAAACCGATGGGCGTTTCTCCGGCAGCCAGCGACAAGACATGCTGTGCAAGAGAGTCTTATATCGGCTGCTGCAACGACCGGAACCTTTTTGAGGAAAGGCATCACCGGGACTAAAGACAGGGTTGTTGTTGGGAAAACAAAAGTTGAAGAg GTGGCAAAAAAGACTGCACAGAAAAGCAAGACAATTTTGACAGATATAGAACGATGGCAGAAG GGTGTTGCCAGCACTGATG TATTTGGAGTTCCTATTGAGGTTACTGTGCAGCGGCAGCAAGCCATCAAGCCCATCCCTCTTATATTGGTGAGATGTGCAGATTATCTCATATTATCAG GTATAAATTCTCAATACTTGTTTAAAGCTGAAGGAGATAAGAAGGTCATTGAGCAATTGGTTTCTGCATACAACCAAG ATTTAAATGCCTCCATACCAGAGGGCGTGAATCCAATTGATGTAGCAGCTCTAGCCAAATATTATATTGCTAGTCTTCCTGAGCCATTGACCACCTTTGAGCTTTATGATGAGATCAAAAGTGCCCGTTCTAGCATACATGCTATGAGGAATGTACTAAAAATGCTTCCTAGTGTAAATTACATGACTCTTGAGTTCATCACTGCATTGCTGCTTCGTGTTAGCCAGAAATCAGTCCTTAACAAA ATGGATGCACGAAGCCTTGCCATGGAAATGGCCCCTGTTATTATGTGGCAGAAGGATAGAAAACCAGAATCTTATAGGAAATACTGGAGCCATCCACCCAAAAGTCCTTCTAAGGGTAGCATGGATTCAACCCCTACTTATAGTGCATGGGACATGCTTGAAG ATGATGGAGAAGATATGGATGCTTCCTCCCACATTCCTTTGGATGATGGTATCCCGGTTGATTTTGGTGCCATTGAGGTCATTCAATGCCTCATAGAACAACACAATCCCATATTTACAGACGCTAATGAGACAGTCTGGAGATGA
- the LOC107933457 gene encoding hexose carrier protein HEX6 — protein MAVALAVTGGGGQYNGRMTWFVVLSCMMAAMGGVIFGYDIGISGGVTSMEPFLKKFFPEVYRKMKVDTKISNYCKFDSQLLTSFTSSLYIAGLVATFFASSVTKVFGRKPSILTGGAAFLAGSALGGAAFNVYMLIFGRILLGIGVGFANQSVPLYLSEMAPPRYRGAINNGFQFSIGIGALVANLINFGTEKIEGGWGWRISLAMAGVPASILTLGALFLPETPSSLIQSSSDHDKAKQLLQRVRGTTDVEAELEDLIKARSISKTIKHPFKKIIQRKYRPQLVMAIAIPFFQQVTGINVIAFYATLLFRTIGIGESASLLSSVVTGVIGAGSTFISMLIVDKFGRRALFMVGGIQMLISQILIGGIMATQLGDHGTVSQGYAYLIIILICIYVAGFGWSWGPLGWLVPSEIYQLEIRSAGQSITVAVSFIFTFIVAQTFLSMLCHLKAGIFFFFGGWVIVMTAFVYYLLPETKNVPIEQMENVWKEHWFWAGIVGEEDEKIKIQGV, from the exons ATGGCGGTTGCTTTGGCAGTAACAGGTGGAGGTGGGCAATACAATGGTAGGATGACCTGGTTCGTTGTTCTGTCATGTATGATGGCTGCCATGGGAGGTGTCATCTTTGGCTATGATATTGGGATTTCAG GTGGAGTGACATCTATGGAGCCATTTCTCAAGAAGTTCTTCCCAGAAGTATATAGAAAGATGAAGGTGGACACCAAAATCAGTAACTACTGCAAATTTGATAGCCAACTGTTAACCTCATTTACATCTTCACTATACATAGCTGGGCTAGTCGCTACGTTCTTCGCCTCATCAGTTACAAAAGTTTTCGGTCGTAAGCCGTCAATCTTGACAGGAGGTGCTGCATTCCTTGCTGGTTCAGCCCTTGGTGGTGCAGCTTTCAATGTCTACATGCTGATATTTGGTCGTATCTTGCTTGGAATTGGGGTTGGATTTGCAAACCAG TCAGTCCCTTTGTATCTCTCAGAAATGGCACCACCTAGATACAGGGGAGCAATCAACAATGGCTTCCAGTTCAGTATTGGCATAGGTGCACTGGTAGCTAACCTTATTAATTTTGGCACCGAAAAGATTGAAGGCGGTTGGGGTTGGCGGATTTCCCTAGCCATGGCAGGAGTTCCAGCCTCAATACTAACACTAGGTGCACTTTTCCTCCCAGAAACACCCAGCAGCCTAATCCAAAGTAGCAGTGATCATGACAAGGCTAAACAGCTGCTGCAACGTGTCCGAGGCACCACTGATGTCGAAGCAGAACTCGAGGATCTCATCAAAGCAAGGTCAATCTCAAAAACCATCAAGCACCCATTCAAGAAAATCATACAAAGAAAGTATAGGCCTCAACTAGTAATGGCAATAGCCATACCATTTTTCCAACAAGTGACAGGCATCAATGTCATTGCATTTTATGCCACACTTCTATTCAGAACAATTGGAATAGGTGAAAGTGCTTCCCTACTCTCCTCTGTGGTAACCGGTGTTATCGGAGCCGGATCAACATTCATATCAATGCTTATCGTCGATAAATTCGGGCGAAGAGCCTTATTCATGGTTGGAGGAATCCAAATGCTTATTTCACAGATACTTATAGGAGGAATCATGGCAACTCAGCTAGGGGATCATGGTACAGTAAGCCAAGGgtatgcatatttaattataatcTTGATATGCATATATGTAGCGGGTTTTGGATGGTCTTGGGGTCCATTGGGATGGTTGGTTCCGAGTGAGATATATCAGCTAGAGATTCGATCCGCCGGACAAAGTATTACGGTGGCGGTCAGCTTTATATTCACATTCATTGTTGCACAAACATTTCTAAGCATGCTTTGCCATTTGAAGGCAgggattttcttcttctttggagGATGGGTTATAGTGATGACTGCATTTGTGTACTATTTGTTGCCAGAGACTAAGAATGTTCCCATTGAACAAATGGAAAATGTGTGGAAAGAGCATTGGTTTTGGGCAGGGATtgttggggaagaagatgagaagatTAAGATTCAAGGTGTTTGA